The following are from one region of the Veillonella nakazawae genome:
- a CDS encoding catalase, with amino-acid sequence MNNEKKLTTAFGAPVPDNRNSATAGKRGPVLMQDVWLMEKLAHFEREVIPERRMHAKGSGAFGTFTVTNDITKYTKAKIFSEVGKQTPLFVRFSTVAGERGAADAERDIRGFAVKFYTEEGNWDLVGNNTPVFFIRDPLQFPDLNRAVKRNPKTNLRDATANWDFWTSLPEAIHQVTIVMSDRGIPKSYRTMHGFGSHTYSLINENDERVWVKFHWICQQPIENLSDAEAANVVASDRESHQRDLFEAIEKGDFPKWKLCIQVMTEEQANNMPYNPFDLTKVWYHDEFPLIEVGVMELNRNPENYFQDVEQAAFAPTTIVPGISFSPDRMLQGRLFSYADAQRYRLGANYYQIPVNAAKCPVNIYHRDGQGRIDGNHGSTIGYAPNSFGEWAEQPEFKNPPLDVSGPAYQYDFYEDDSDFFTQPGKLFRLMSPEQQQALFDNTAAAMNGVPDFIKERHAKHCYQCDPAYGEGIAKALGMNIDFSDVK; translated from the coding sequence ATGAATAATGAAAAGAAACTAACAACCGCCTTTGGCGCTCCCGTACCAGATAATCGCAACTCTGCTACAGCAGGTAAACGTGGTCCTGTACTGATGCAAGATGTTTGGCTTATGGAGAAATTAGCTCATTTTGAGCGCGAAGTGATTCCTGAACGCCGAATGCATGCTAAAGGATCCGGTGCATTTGGTACTTTCACAGTAACTAACGATATTACAAAATATACGAAAGCAAAAATTTTCTCTGAAGTAGGCAAGCAAACGCCGTTATTCGTGCGTTTCTCCACCGTTGCTGGTGAGCGTGGTGCGGCCGATGCAGAACGCGACATTCGTGGCTTTGCCGTAAAATTTTATACGGAAGAAGGAAACTGGGACCTCGTAGGTAACAATACACCGGTATTCTTTATCCGCGATCCATTGCAATTCCCTGATTTGAACCGCGCTGTAAAACGGAATCCGAAAACAAATCTTCGCGATGCGACAGCAAACTGGGATTTCTGGACTAGCTTGCCAGAGGCGATCCACCAAGTAACAATCGTCATGAGTGACCGTGGTATTCCTAAATCCTACCGCACAATGCATGGTTTTGGCAGTCATACATACAGTCTTATCAACGAAAACGATGAGCGCGTATGGGTTAAATTCCATTGGATTTGCCAACAGCCGATTGAAAATCTTTCCGACGCTGAGGCGGCTAATGTGGTAGCTAGTGACCGTGAAAGTCACCAACGCGACCTCTTTGAGGCTATTGAAAAAGGTGATTTCCCTAAATGGAAATTATGCATCCAAGTGATGACGGAAGAACAAGCTAACAATATGCCATACAATCCATTCGACTTAACTAAAGTATGGTATCACGATGAGTTCCCATTGATTGAAGTTGGTGTGATGGAACTTAATCGCAACCCAGAAAATTATTTCCAAGATGTAGAACAAGCTGCATTTGCACCGACTACTATCGTTCCTGGTATCTCTTTCTCTCCTGATAGAATGCTTCAAGGTCGTTTGTTCTCCTATGCGGATGCGCAACGTTATCGTCTAGGAGCAAATTATTATCAAATCCCTGTTAACGCCGCTAAATGTCCTGTAAATATCTATCATCGCGATGGTCAAGGACGTATAGATGGAAACCATGGGTCTACAATTGGCTACGCACCAAATAGCTTTGGTGAATGGGCTGAACAACCGGAATTCAAAAATCCTCCTCTCGACGTATCTGGTCCAGCCTACCAATATGACTTCTATGAAGACGACTCTGACTTCTTTACACAACCAGGTAAATTGTTCCGCCTCATGAGCCCTGAACAACAACAAGCCTTGTTTGACAATACGGCAGCGGCTATGAATGGTGTACCTGATTTCATCAAAGAACGTCATGCAAAACATTGCTACCAATGTGATCCAGCTTATGGTGAAGGCATTGCTAAAGCATTGGGCATGAACATTGATTTCAGCGATGTGAAATAG
- the cas9 gene encoding type II CRISPR RNA-guided endonuclease Cas9 (Cas9, originally named Csn1, is the large, multifunctional signature protein of type II CRISPR/Cas systems. It is well known even to general audiences because its RNA-guided endonuclease activity has made it a popular tool for custom editing of eukaryotic genomes.) — protein sequence MGYILGLDIGVASVGYAIIDENYNVLISGVRLFREGMAEENVARRGFRSSRRGVRRSHHRLERLKELLSNVLGVSGNKSYTNLYEIRVRGLSNKLLPDELVAVIIQLAKHRGIFYLSPEDLATEDGSNRSSADIIRNNENKLMDGIYPCHVQLEKLNTTGTVRGIENKFTHESYRSELIKLLEVQSSFYPKLKGITDEVLCIYDSKREYYEGPGSYKSPTPYGSYQLDENGNVIKINLIDKMRGTCTYFPNELRAPKWSYSACLFNLLNDLNNLTLQGIKITEAQKQELINEYVNKGKSVTIPAIAKVCGVKKEDIFGFRIDKSEKPVFTKFEGYNELLKIAKSVNEEATIEGNKQLVDDTSEILTKEKSIEVRERKLVDDLKLSTSLAKEIAKSGGFTTYHSLSFKAINLILDDLLRTSKNQIELYTEAGIKPYNHNFSQNNQLCANLSDWIVSPVVKRSINETIKVFNALRKYLKKQNGDDAEFSDVVVELAREKNSQEKKDLIKKIQKANEEKRYKIMELVENRKLTRAELERISLLLEQDFKCAYSLKPIELSDVFKAGLLEVDHIIPLSISLSDAQSNKVLVYQKENQAKGQRSPFQYFSSGKAEIAFEIFKEYVIRNSNFSNAKKRNLLYLGNPVEDMKGFIDRNLVDTRYASRETYNLLKSFFDYHNINTNVKVINGSATSYFRKKAYLSKNREETYAHHAQDAMIIAGFANTKLIKFFSKIGAFSESLNNKESIVEVDGNIINSETGEVLEQELFDKSENVSNYIQFLKHIERIEPLYSHKVDRKPNRALYDQQIKATRSFVEDNKEVTYIITKYSDIYNTGAGNVGSKLKKMILESPDKLLMYHHDPKTFEIFQKIVEQYGDESNPFAAYKEDHGPIRKYSKRGNGPIIESVKFRDKQLGAHRVNTKQQGHNKSVFLKIKSLRTDIYQEGNNYLVLNVPYDMVQFINGKYLINQDQYYKAKKNQSISEKAKFIMSLYRGDFISYEYKGEVLSCIFKCMNSEKEHKIEISYIDRPTNKQERLSVKTSLKNLTKFNVDVLGNKYKVMGEKLEFDVTI from the coding sequence ATGGGATATATACTGGGATTAGATATCGGGGTTGCTTCTGTTGGTTATGCAATTATTGATGAAAACTATAATGTTCTAATTAGTGGGGTAAGATTATTTCGAGAAGGAATGGCAGAAGAGAATGTAGCACGTAGAGGGTTCAGAAGTAGTCGTAGAGGTGTGAGGCGGAGTCATCATAGATTAGAGCGATTAAAAGAACTCTTGTCAAATGTACTAGGGGTAAGTGGAAATAAGTCTTATACAAATCTTTATGAAATTAGAGTTAGAGGACTTAGTAATAAGCTTTTGCCTGATGAATTGGTAGCTGTTATCATTCAATTGGCAAAACATAGAGGTATCTTTTATCTGAGTCCAGAGGATCTTGCTACTGAGGACGGAAGTAATCGAAGTTCAGCAGATATTATCCGAAATAATGAGAATAAACTTATGGATGGAATTTATCCTTGTCATGTTCAGTTAGAGAAGTTGAACACTACGGGAACAGTACGAGGTATTGAAAATAAGTTTACTCATGAATCGTATCGTAGTGAATTAATTAAGCTTCTTGAGGTCCAATCATCATTTTATCCAAAATTAAAAGGGATAACAGATGAGGTTTTATGTATATATGACTCTAAACGTGAGTACTATGAGGGGCCCGGTAGTTATAAAAGTCCTACACCTTATGGAAGTTACCAATTAGATGAAAATGGTAATGTCATTAAGATTAATTTGATTGATAAAATGCGTGGTACGTGTACATATTTTCCTAATGAATTAAGAGCACCTAAATGGAGCTATAGTGCATGCTTATTTAATTTGTTAAATGATTTAAATAATTTAACGCTTCAAGGTATAAAGATAACTGAAGCTCAGAAACAAGAGTTGATTAATGAGTATGTAAATAAAGGTAAATCAGTAACGATTCCTGCTATTGCAAAAGTATGTGGTGTTAAAAAGGAAGATATTTTTGGCTTTAGAATAGATAAATCGGAAAAACCAGTTTTTACAAAATTTGAAGGTTACAACGAGTTATTAAAAATTGCAAAATCTGTAAACGAAGAAGCTACAATTGAAGGTAATAAACAATTAGTAGATGATACATCTGAAATTCTAACTAAAGAAAAAAGTATAGAAGTTCGTGAAAGAAAATTAGTAGATGATTTAAAATTATCTACTAGTTTAGCTAAAGAAATTGCAAAATCGGGAGGTTTTACTACATATCATTCTTTATCATTTAAGGCTATTAATTTAATCTTAGATGATTTATTGAGAACTAGTAAGAACCAAATAGAACTATATACTGAAGCAGGTATAAAGCCATATAATCATAACTTTTCACAGAACAATCAGTTATGTGCTAATTTATCTGATTGGATTGTATCACCTGTTGTTAAACGCTCTATTAATGAGACTATTAAGGTATTTAATGCACTGCGTAAATATCTTAAAAAACAAAATGGAGATGACGCTGAATTTAGTGATGTAGTAGTTGAATTAGCACGAGAAAAAAATAGTCAGGAAAAGAAAGATCTGATTAAGAAAATTCAGAAGGCTAATGAGGAAAAACGCTATAAAATCATGGAACTTGTTGAAAACAGGAAGCTTACGCGTGCAGAGCTTGAACGTATTAGTTTATTGTTAGAACAGGATTTTAAATGCGCATATTCTTTAAAGCCTATAGAGTTATCTGATGTATTTAAAGCAGGCCTTTTAGAAGTTGATCATATTATTCCTTTATCTATATCTCTAAGTGATGCTCAGTCTAATAAAGTTCTTGTATATCAGAAAGAAAATCAAGCGAAAGGCCAACGGTCACCATTCCAATATTTCAGTAGTGGTAAAGCAGAAATAGCTTTTGAAATATTTAAAGAATATGTTATTAGAAACTCGAATTTTAGTAATGCTAAGAAGAGAAACTTATTGTATCTTGGAAATCCAGTTGAAGATATGAAAGGCTTTATTGATCGCAATTTGGTCGATACACGTTATGCATCACGTGAAACCTATAATTTATTAAAATCCTTTTTTGATTACCATAATATAAATACTAATGTTAAAGTTATAAATGGTTCTGCTACAAGTTACTTTAGAAAAAAAGCGTACCTATCAAAAAATAGAGAAGAAACATATGCTCATCATGCACAAGATGCTATGATTATTGCTGGTTTTGCTAATACGAAACTGATAAAATTTTTCTCGAAAATAGGTGCCTTCTCGGAAAGTTTGAATAATAAGGAATCTATTGTAGAGGTAGATGGTAATATTATAAATTCTGAAACAGGCGAAGTACTAGAACAAGAATTATTTGATAAATCAGAGAATGTATCTAACTATATTCAGTTCTTAAAACATATTGAACGTATAGAACCGTTATATTCTCATAAGGTAGATCGTAAACCTAATAGAGCTTTATATGATCAACAGATAAAAGCAACTCGAAGCTTTGTTGAAGATAATAAAGAAGTGACCTATATTATCACTAAATATAGTGATATTTATAATACAGGTGCTGGTAATGTTGGAAGCAAACTAAAAAAAATGATTTTAGAGTCTCCTGATAAATTGTTGATGTATCACCATGATCCTAAAACTTTTGAGATTTTTCAAAAGATTGTAGAACAATATGGAGACGAATCTAATCCCTTTGCAGCTTATAAAGAAGATCATGGGCCAATTCGTAAATATTCAAAAAGAGGAAATGGTCCAATTATTGAATCAGTTAAATTCCGCGATAAACAATTAGGTGCTCATCGTGTTAATACAAAACAGCAAGGACATAATAAATCTGTATTCTTGAAGATAAAAAGTTTACGTACAGATATTTATCAAGAAGGGAATAACTATTTAGTACTAAATGTACCATATGATATGGTCCAATTTATAAATGGAAAGTATTTAATTAATCAAGATCAGTATTATAAGGCTAAAAAAAATCAGAGTATATCAGAGAAAGCTAAGTTTATTATGTCTCTTTATAGAGGAGATTTTATATCTTACGAATATAAAGGAGAAGTTTTAAGTTGTATATTTAAATGTATGAATAGTGAGAAGGAACATAAAATAGAAATTTCGTATATAGATCGACCTACAAATAAACAAGAACGGCTATCTGTGAAAACCTCTTTAAAGAATTTAACTAAATTCAATGTTGATGTATTAGGTAATAAATATAAAGTTATGGGTGAAAAGCTAGAATTTGATGTTACGATTTAA
- a CDS encoding IS30 family transposase produces the protein MSYIHLTIEKRSQIEVLRKEGYSVRRIASLIGVHHSTVARELNRVKGEYSAIKAQQLAISKSANKGRPTKLTPQLAALIESRLQQTWSPEEIVGSELVGVLSFKTIYSWIHRGFLAVTEKVLRRKGKKPGTQEKRGRFNVKKTIKDRPQEVENRETFGHWELDTMVSSRGQSKGCLATFVERKTRFYIAIKMDDRSKDSMFLAISSLYNTLTSKLLKTFTVDRGKEFACFEQVETEFGIPMYFADAYAAWQRGSNENSNGLLREFFPKKTDLAKVTLDKLTEALVLINNRPRKCLGFKTPFDMFKHEIRKLI, from the coding sequence ATGAGCTACATACATCTTACCATAGAAAAACGAAGTCAAATAGAAGTTTTACGAAAAGAAGGATACTCTGTTCGTAGAATTGCTAGCTTAATCGGTGTCCACCATTCTACTGTAGCAAGAGAATTAAATCGCGTTAAAGGTGAATATTCTGCGATTAAAGCTCAACAGTTAGCAATTAGTAAGTCTGCTAATAAAGGTAGACCAACAAAGTTAACCCCTCAATTAGCGGCTTTAATTGAATCCAGGTTACAACAAACTTGGTCTCCAGAAGAAATAGTTGGTTCTGAATTAGTTGGGGTTCTAAGCTTTAAAACAATATATTCTTGGATCCATCGTGGTTTTCTTGCTGTAACAGAGAAAGTACTTCGCCGGAAAGGCAAAAAACCTGGTACTCAAGAAAAGCGTGGACGCTTCAATGTGAAAAAGACCATTAAGGACCGACCTCAAGAAGTTGAAAACCGGGAGACTTTTGGTCATTGGGAACTAGATACAATGGTGTCTTCCAGAGGTCAAAGTAAAGGGTGTTTAGCTACATTTGTTGAACGTAAAACTCGATTCTATATAGCAATAAAGATGGATGACCGATCTAAGGATTCTATGTTTTTAGCTATTAGTTCCCTATACAACACATTAACAAGTAAATTACTTAAAACCTTTACCGTGGACCGTGGTAAAGAATTTGCGTGCTTTGAACAGGTTGAAACCGAGTTTGGGATACCGATGTATTTTGCTGACGCCTATGCAGCATGGCAACGTGGCTCTAATGAAAATAGTAATGGTTTACTTCGAGAGTTTTTTCCTAAGAAAACCGATTTAGCTAAAGTAACACTAGATAAACTAACAGAAGCACTAGTGCTGATTAATAATCGACCGAGAAAATGCCTTGGGTTTAAAACACCATTTGACATGTTTAAACATGAGATTAGAAAATTGATTTAG
- the dinB gene encoding DNA polymerase IV: MRRWIMHVDMDAFFASIEQLDHPEYKGHPVIVGGLSSRGVVATCSYEARKFGVHSAMPISRAKKLCPDGIYVYPRMDRYKEVSHQIFSIMKEFTPHIEPLSIDEAFLEVSGMSTMYSGPKALGRAIKDRVFEKTGLIISAGLAPNKFLAKLASDLDKPDGLVVIPYGREKEILAPLPIKRIWGVGPRTEKILKTGGFHLMRHIQALPDESSLIPLVGNQARRIWELANGIDDRPVETDRKIQSIGAEETYEEDLTDGSAIELEFRYFANRLSKRLRKRNLLGHTVSIKVRYDDFTTVSRQKRLDTPSDHEHVFFETALLLWNKLMQDKTSKKPKGKAKELESLGATTKIQDKACTYSSEETRWMDPPGPIRLLGLTVSGLDEEVPMQDSLFESPKYETENKLAGILDSLESKFGETAVMSGALWQRFHGDNGTRRKRSELKAAVDAQSTNEDVESTKMDKGRDLYKNSDVGDINEDI; encoded by the coding sequence ATGAGACGATGGATTATGCATGTTGATATGGATGCATTTTTCGCGTCCATCGAACAATTGGATCATCCAGAATATAAAGGCCACCCCGTAATTGTGGGTGGTCTTTCTTCACGTGGCGTCGTTGCTACCTGCTCCTATGAGGCTCGTAAATTTGGCGTTCACTCCGCCATGCCCATCTCTCGTGCTAAGAAACTCTGTCCCGATGGCATCTATGTGTATCCGCGTATGGATCGTTACAAAGAGGTATCCCATCAGATTTTTTCTATTATGAAAGAATTTACGCCTCACATTGAGCCTCTATCTATTGACGAAGCCTTCCTCGAGGTTAGCGGTATGTCTACCATGTATAGTGGACCAAAAGCACTGGGCAGAGCCATTAAAGACCGAGTGTTTGAGAAAACAGGTCTTATTATCTCTGCAGGGCTAGCACCGAATAAATTCCTTGCCAAATTGGCATCCGATTTAGATAAGCCCGACGGCCTTGTAGTCATACCTTATGGTCGTGAAAAAGAGATCTTAGCTCCATTACCGATTAAACGCATTTGGGGCGTAGGTCCTCGTACAGAAAAAATCTTGAAAACAGGAGGCTTTCACTTGATGCGTCATATTCAAGCGTTACCTGATGAAAGCAGTTTAATTCCCCTCGTGGGCAACCAGGCGCGCCGCATATGGGAACTAGCGAACGGGATTGACGATAGACCGGTGGAAACAGATCGCAAAATACAATCTATCGGAGCTGAGGAGACATACGAAGAAGATTTAACGGATGGTAGTGCTATTGAACTAGAGTTTAGATACTTTGCGAACCGCTTATCAAAACGATTGAGAAAACGTAATCTCTTAGGTCATACCGTATCCATTAAGGTTCGGTACGATGATTTCACCACCGTATCCCGGCAAAAGCGGTTAGACACGCCATCAGACCATGAGCATGTGTTCTTTGAAACGGCTTTGCTCTTATGGAATAAACTGATGCAAGATAAGACGAGCAAGAAACCTAAAGGAAAAGCAAAAGAGCTTGAATCCTTAGGTGCTACAACTAAGATACAGGATAAAGCCTGTACGTATTCTTCTGAGGAAACCCGATGGATGGATCCACCTGGACCTATCCGTTTATTGGGCCTTACTGTGAGTGGTCTCGATGAAGAGGTACCTATGCAAGATAGTCTTTTCGAATCACCTAAATATGAGACTGAAAATAAACTAGCTGGCATATTAGATTCATTAGAATCTAAATTTGGTGAAACAGCCGTTATGAGTGGCGCATTATGGCAGCGCTTTCACGGAGACAATGGAACGCGTAGAAAACGATCGGAGCTAAAGGCCGCAGTAGATGCACAATCTACTAATGAGGATGTGGAATCTACTAAAATGGATAAGGGCCGTGACCTATATAAGAATAGTGATGTAGGCGACATTAACGAAGACATATAA
- a CDS encoding 5'-nucleotidase, lipoprotein e(P4) family: MKRSSLAWYVAVACLGGSLCVGSVVQADSPTTVKVNPVVPTVMVAQVQSTQPTNSIAATNTVANTVAANSEPAKAAVVLDEQAALKQKQQYQADTETMGLLWMRTSAEYRALAYQGYNVAMNLVKMAVTDPSHQRKPLAIVLDADETVVDNTKLMGESIANGNGRFDAPWWRQAVHQGKSQAMPGAVEFLNEVHKQGVEIFYVSNRYAPVNYDATVQNFKELGFPSVDKDHVLLFEKDSDKQPRFDAIAKKYYVVLYMGDNAGDFPIGTKGKTLAERNGIIDAHKEDFGTTFVVFPNPAYGSWVSALAKGYQNLSPEEQKQVNNQYLQQ, from the coding sequence ATGAAACGTAGTAGTTTGGCATGGTATGTAGCGGTGGCTTGCCTTGGTGGTAGCCTTTGCGTAGGTTCTGTAGTACAGGCGGATTCTCCGACGACAGTGAAGGTAAATCCTGTAGTTCCTACAGTGATGGTAGCGCAGGTTCAATCAACTCAACCGACTAATAGTATAGCGGCTACGAATACGGTAGCTAATACTGTAGCTGCTAATAGTGAGCCGGCAAAAGCTGCAGTAGTACTAGATGAACAAGCAGCACTCAAGCAAAAGCAGCAGTACCAAGCTGATACTGAGACGATGGGGCTGTTATGGATGCGCACTTCTGCGGAGTATAGAGCACTGGCATATCAGGGGTATAATGTGGCGATGAATCTTGTTAAAATGGCTGTTACTGATCCATCTCATCAAAGAAAACCTTTAGCTATCGTTCTTGATGCGGATGAAACAGTAGTAGACAATACAAAACTGATGGGTGAAAGCATCGCTAACGGCAATGGCCGCTTCGATGCTCCTTGGTGGCGCCAAGCGGTACATCAAGGGAAATCACAAGCCATGCCTGGCGCTGTTGAATTCCTAAATGAAGTACATAAACAAGGTGTTGAAATATTCTATGTTTCAAACCGCTATGCACCTGTTAACTATGATGCAACAGTACAAAACTTTAAGGAACTAGGATTCCCATCCGTCGATAAAGACCATGTACTACTATTCGAAAAAGACTCTGACAAACAACCTCGCTTTGATGCGATTGCTAAAAAATATTATGTCGTTCTATACATGGGTGATAACGCTGGTGATTTCCCAATCGGTACAAAAGGTAAGACACTAGCTGAAAGAAATGGCATCATCGATGCACACAAAGAAGACTTTGGCACTACCTTTGTAGTATTCCCAAACCCTGCTTACGGATCTTGGGTAAGTGCATTAGCTAAAGGCTACCAAAACCTCAGCCCAGAAGAACAAAAACAAGTAAATAACCAATACCTACAACAATAA